A genomic window from Stigmatopora argus isolate UIUO_Sarg chromosome 13, RoL_Sarg_1.0, whole genome shotgun sequence includes:
- the olig1 gene encoding oligodendrocyte transcription factor 1, giving the protein MNAFRPSREGRRGHEASRDSAARPAAPAPRLHPPGGPGGGPSRAARELSAEEQRELRRKINSRERKRMQDLNVAMDALREVMVPYAPSSAPSRVPLGSGPCPGPGRRLSKISTLVLARNYILLLGSSLQEMRRLLSELGHGAGPRPGLLSGPGRPLLPPPVALKCPAEAPPEVARWVVAPPLFCPCVVCGAPGSAPPPRFPK; this is encoded by the coding sequence ATGAACGCTTTCCGACCTTCTCGGGAAGGCCGGCGCGGACACGAGGCTTCGCGGGATTCCGCGGCCCGCCCCGCCGCGCCGGCCCCTCGCCTCCACCCGCCGGGGGGCCCCGGGGGCGGCCCGTCCAGAGCGGCGCGGGAACTCAGCGCCGAGGAGCAGCGGGAGCTGAGGAGGAAGATCAACAGCCGCGAGAGGAAGAGGATGCAAGACCTCAACGTGGCCATGGACGCCCTGAGGGAGGTGATGGTGCCCTACGCCCCGTCTTCGGCACCCTCGCGCGTGCCCCTTGGTTCCGGCCCCTGCCCGGGCCCCGGGCGCCGGCTCTCCAAGATCTCCACGCTGGTGCTGGCGCGCAACTACATCTTGCTGCTGGGCTCGTCCCTGCAGGAGATGCGGCGGCTGCTGAGCGAGCTGGGCCACGGCGCCGGCCCCCGCCCCGGCCTGCTGTCGGGCCCCGGGCGGCCCCTCTTGCCGCCGCCCGTCGCTCTCAAGTGTCCCGCCGAGGCCCCGCCGGAGGTGGCGCGCTGGGTGGTGGCACCGCCTTTGTTCTGCCCGTGCGTGGTGTGCGGGGCGCCCGGCTCGGCCCCGCCTCCCAGGTTCCCAAAGTGA
- the hpxa gene encoding hemopexin, producing MKIPLAAVLCLCLSSALADHHEDHSEIPDRCLSGLEMDAVTVSEEGIPFFFKGRYLFKGFHGKAELVKDSFPELDDDNHHLDHIDAAFRMHYENSTDHDHIYFFLDDKVYAYYKHKLEEGFPKAIAEVFPGIPDHLDAAVVCPAPDCEENEVIFFKEHEIYHYHVGNKKVEHREFKTMPNCTAAFRYMEHYYCFHGHQFSKFDAKDGEVHGRYPKEARDFFMRCSNYSEETDIVERERCSHVHLDAITSDDAGNLYAFRGHHFLFRDGNNDTVKADAIENSFKELHSEVDAVFSYEDHLYMMKDDHLYLYKVSEPHTLADGYPKSVKEVLGLEGPIDAAFVCQDDHIAHIIKGDHIYDVELKGSSHTATNERPLTLIKKVDAAMCDPHGVRVVAGNHYYHFDSLLLFVAGRDIPEQHRVSMELFGCDH from the exons ATGAAGATCCCGCTCGCCGCCGTGCTGTGCCTGTGCCTGTCCTCGGCCCTGGCCGATCA cCATGAAGACCATTCAG AAATCCCAGACCGCTGCTTGTCGGGTCTGGAGATGGACGCGGTGACGGTCAGCGAGGAGGGCATTCCTTTCTTCTTCAAAGGCCGCTACCTCTTCAAGGGTTTCCACGGCAAGGCGGAGCTGGTCAAGGACTCCTTCCCCGAGCTGGACGACGACAATCATCACCTGGATCACATCGACGCCGCTTTCCGGATGCACTACGAGAACTCCACGGACCACGACCACATCTACTTCTTCTTG GATGACAAAGTGTACGCCTACTACAAGCACAAGTTGGAGGAGGGCTTCCCCAAGGCCATCGCCGAAGTGTTCCCCGGCATCCCGGACCACCTGGACGCCGCCGTGGTGTGTCCGGCTCCGGACTGCGAGGAGAACGAGGTCATCTTCTTCAAGG AACACGAGATCTACCACTACCACGTGGGCAACAAGAAGGTGGAGCACAGGGAGTTCAAGACCATGCCCAACTGCACCGCGGCCTTCCGCTACATGGAACACTACTACTGCTTCCACGGGCACCAGTTCTCCAAGTTCGACGCCAAGGACGGCGAGGTCCACGGCCGCTACCCAAAGGAGGCGCGTGACTTCTTCATGAGGTGCTCCAACTACA GCGAGGAAACCGACATAGTGGAGCGCGAGCGATGCAGCCACGTTCACCTGGACGCCATCACCTCGGACGACGCCGGCAACTTGTACGCCTTCAGAG GTCACCACTTCCTTTTCCGGGACGGCAACAACGACACGGTGAAGGCCGACGCCATCGAGAACTCCTTCAAGGAACTTCACAGCGAGGTGGACGCCGTCTTCTCCTACGAGGACCACCTGTACATGATGAAG GACGACCACCTGTACCTGTACAAGGTGAGCGAGCCGCACACGCTGGCGGACGGTTACCCCAAAAGCGTTAAGGAGGTCCTGGGTCTGGAGGGTCCCATCGATGCCGCCTTTGTCTGCCAAGACGACCACATTGCTCACATCATCAAAG GCGATCACATCTACGACGTGGAGCTGAAAGGATCTTCTCACACGGCCACCAACGAGCGTCCGTTGACTTTGATCAAAAAGGTGGACGCCGCCATGTGCGACCCTCACGGGGTGCGCGTGGTGGCCGGGaaccactactaccactttGACAGCCTCCTGCTCTTCGTGGCTGGCAGGGACATCCCCGAGCAGCACCGCGTCTCCATGGAGCTGTTTGGCTGCGACCACTGA